One window from the genome of Anaerococcus sp. Marseille-Q7828 encodes:
- the priA gene encoding primosomal protein N', producing the protein MIDSKSRFLNRPFTYRIPEKFNKKIDIAMRVLVPFGKGNKTSVAFVYEILDDVKLDFEIKDILEIIDQKPLISKELIDLAFFMSQKYMSPIQASLSQVMPPTEIKNIKTFYQSKDEDIGEFTKFLKKPKTMEEIVGEFGDVKDDIISLLDDEKILVSYDIKKTQKISYDQYAKLVDNSNIKISGNAIKQKEIIEFLKENGPSSVKEILMKTKSSKSSLNSLVKKNIVEYYYIESKKELTKEYKKYDKFILNEEQQRAYDNIVDNPSSDFLLYGVTGSGKTEIFLQVIEKVIKDGKEAIILVPEISLTPQTIERFKGRFDEKIAIIHSRLTPKERFNQWRMINNREVKIAIGARSAIFAPFKNLGVIIIDEEHDQSYISSKDPKYHTDEIARFRSSYNNCNLILATATPSIKTMNKVEVGTYKLIHLKNRVNKRPPSIEIVDLKEELKSSNYSIISMRLREEIEKNLKNKEQTILFLNKIGHDSFTFCRSCGYVVKCEACDVAMTYHKRVDKLVCHYCGRTANQPKVCPVCHSKKIKEFGAGTEKLEEEVRELFPQARVLRMDSMVANQKNSYDMMYSAMKNNQIDILLGTQMIAKGLDFKNVTLVGIISADLSLNVGDFKAQENTFQLLTQVAGRAGRDKKDGRVIIQTYRPDNFVIQAVKNNDYESFYKNEIVEREAFSYPPFKNIITVKIINVSRSKCANISKEFVECLKKKLFSKESIEIIGPNPCKISRINNKHRYNIIVKAFDSDLKVTIDAINHLRNKFINKYKDTSFIPALNPSIIN; encoded by the coding sequence ATAATCGATAGTAAGAGTAGGTTTTTAAATAGACCTTTTACTTATCGTATTCCAGAAAAATTTAATAAAAAAATAGACATAGCAATGAGAGTTTTAGTTCCTTTTGGTAAAGGGAACAAAACTAGCGTTGCTTTTGTTTATGAAATTTTAGATGATGTAAAGCTTGATTTTGAGATAAAAGATATATTAGAAATAATTGATCAAAAACCTCTTATATCAAAAGAGCTAATTGATTTAGCTTTTTTTATGTCCCAAAAATATATGTCACCCATACAAGCTTCTTTAAGTCAGGTGATGCCACCTACTGAAATAAAGAATATTAAGACCTTTTATCAATCAAAGGATGAGGATATTGGAGAATTTACAAAGTTTTTAAAAAAACCAAAAACAATGGAAGAGATAGTAGGGGAATTTGGGGATGTAAAAGATGATATTATCTCTTTACTTGATGATGAGAAGATTTTAGTTTCCTATGATATTAAAAAAACTCAAAAGATATCATATGACCAGTATGCTAAATTAGTAGACAATTCAAATATTAAAATTAGTGGCAATGCGATTAAGCAAAAAGAAATAATAGAATTTTTGAAAGAAAATGGACCATCAAGTGTTAAAGAAATACTGATGAAAACTAAGTCTAGTAAATCTAGTTTAAATTCATTGGTGAAAAAAAATATTGTCGAATATTATTATATCGAATCAAAAAAAGAACTAACAAAAGAATATAAAAAATATGACAAATTTATCTTAAATGAAGAACAACAAAGAGCTTATGATAATATAGTTGATAATCCTTCATCTGACTTTTTATTGTATGGAGTTACAGGATCTGGTAAGACAGAAATTTTCCTCCAAGTTATAGAGAAAGTAATAAAAGATGGCAAAGAAGCAATAATTTTAGTTCCTGAAATTTCACTTACTCCCCAAACCATTGAAAGATTTAAGGGTAGATTTGATGAAAAAATTGCTATTATTCACTCTAGATTAACCCCTAAGGAAAGATTTAATCAATGGAGGATGATTAATAATAGAGAAGTTAAAATAGCAATAGGAGCAAGGTCAGCAATATTTGCCCCTTTTAAAAATCTTGGAGTGATAATTATCGATGAAGAACATGACCAATCTTATATTTCTTCCAAAGACCCCAAATACCACACAGATGAGATAGCAAGGTTTAGGTCATCTTACAATAATTGTAATCTTATATTAGCAACAGCAACACCGTCAATAAAAACAATGAATAAGGTGGAAGTTGGCACATATAAGTTGATACACTTAAAAAATAGAGTTAACAAGAGACCGCCATCTATCGAAATAGTAGATTTAAAAGAAGAATTAAAAAGTTCAAATTACTCAATTATTAGTATGAGGCTAAGGGAAGAGATTGAGAAAAACTTAAAGAATAAAGAACAAACCATTTTGTTTTTAAATAAAATAGGACACGATTCTTTTACATTTTGTAGGTCTTGTGGTTATGTTGTAAAATGTGAAGCTTGCGATGTAGCTATGACTTATCATAAAAGGGTTGATAAACTTGTTTGTCACTATTGTGGACGAACTGCAAATCAACCTAAGGTTTGTCCTGTCTGTCATTCCAAAAAAATTAAAGAATTTGGTGCAGGAACAGAAAAGCTAGAGGAAGAAGTAAGAGAGTTATTTCCACAAGCAAGAGTTCTTAGGATGGATAGTATGGTTGCCAATCAGAAGAATTCTTATGATATGATGTATTCAGCTATGAAAAATAATCAGATTGATATATTGCTTGGAACCCAGATGATTGCCAAAGGATTGGACTTTAAAAATGTCACCCTAGTTGGCATAATATCCGCAGACTTGTCTTTAAATGTTGGAGATTTTAAGGCTCAAGAAAACACCTTTCAACTATTAACTCAAGTTGCTGGAAGGGCAGGGAGAGACAAAAAAGACGGAAGAGTTATAATTCAAACATACAGACCTGATAATTTTGTCATCCAAGCTGTAAAAAACAATGATTATGAGAGCTTTTATAAAAATGAGATTGTTGAGAGAGAAGCTTTTTCATATCCGCCTTTCAAAAATATAATTACAGTAAAAATTATAAATGTATCAAGATCTAAGTGTGCTAATATTTCTAAAGAATTTGTTGAATGCTTAAAAAAGAAATTATTTTCTAAGGAATCTATTGAAATAATAGGGCCTAACCCTTGTAAGATTTCAAGAATTAACAACAAACATAGGTATAATATCATTGTAAAAGCCTTTGATAGTGATCTCAAAGTAACTATAGATGCAATTAATCATTTGCGAAATAAATTTATAAACAAGTATAAGGATACAAGTTTTATCCCAGCCCTAAACCCTAGCATTATTAATTAA
- the ftsY gene encoding signal recognition particle-docking protein FtsY yields MFDFFRRKKDKEKTEELKKESENLALENEIEENDIDDDSNKEFKLDSHEDNETLVFEAGSISTDMESNNVDNDDIKSFDEEKLNEDTSENHFDDNFDEIDNQDTSNEEETHIFLEEEIDEANPEFENNDSEVKKIGFFDRIRNGLVKTRDQFSSQVKNLFTANVKIDDELFEELEEILISADIGMDTTLAIVDSLRYEIKERKIKDPDQIYPLLEEIMVRHLDRDNLNNDLNINDTDLAIILVIGVNGVGKTTTIGKLAYNLKNEGKTVMLAAADTFRAAAIEQLGEWADRADVEMIAHQEGADPSAVIFDAIQSAKNKNVDVLICDTAGRLHNKKNLMKELEKINKTIDSHAGKATRENILVLDATTGQNAVSQLREFKNVTDITGLILTKLDGTAKGGIIFPLQYELNVPVKYIGLGEGIDNLEKFDSKTFVDALF; encoded by the coding sequence ATGTTTGATTTTTTTAGAAGAAAAAAAGATAAAGAGAAGACTGAAGAGCTAAAAAAAGAAAGCGAGAATTTAGCCTTAGAAAATGAAATTGAAGAAAATGATATAGATGATGATTCTAACAAAGAGTTTAAGCTAGATAGTCATGAAGATAATGAGACATTAGTATTTGAAGCTGGATCTATATCAACTGATATGGAAAGTAATAACGTTGATAATGATGATATCAAGTCTTTTGATGAAGAAAAACTAAACGAAGATACTAGCGAAAATCATTTTGATGATAATTTTGATGAAATAGATAACCAAGATACATCAAATGAAGAAGAAACTCATATATTTTTAGAAGAAGAAATTGACGAAGCTAATCCAGAATTCGAGAACAATGATAGTGAAGTTAAAAAAATAGGATTTTTTGACCGTATTAGAAATGGATTAGTAAAAACTCGAGACCAGTTCTCCTCTCAAGTTAAAAATCTATTTACTGCAAATGTAAAGATTGACGATGAACTGTTTGAGGAATTGGAAGAAATTCTTATTTCAGCCGATATAGGAATGGATACAACTCTTGCTATAGTTGATAGTCTTCGCTATGAAATAAAAGAAAGAAAGATTAAAGATCCAGACCAAATATATCCACTGCTTGAAGAAATAATGGTCAGACACTTGGATAGAGATAATCTAAACAACGACTTAAATATTAATGATACTGACCTAGCTATAATATTAGTAATTGGAGTAAATGGTGTCGGTAAAACTACTACTATTGGTAAGCTTGCCTATAATCTCAAAAACGAAGGTAAGACTGTTATGCTAGCAGCTGCCGATACTTTTAGAGCAGCTGCCATTGAACAACTTGGGGAGTGGGCAGATAGGGCAGATGTAGAAATGATAGCTCACCAGGAAGGAGCAGACCCTTCTGCAGTTATATTTGACGCCATACAATCGGCAAAAAATAAAAATGTTGATGTATTAATTTGTGACACAGCTGGTAGACTTCACAACAAGAAAAACTTGATGAAAGAGCTTGAGAAAATTAATAAAACTATTGATAGCCACGCAGGAAAAGCAACAAGAGAAAATATCCTTGTATTAGATGCCACAACCGGACAAAATGCAGTAAGTCAATTAAGAGAATTTAAAAATGTTACAGATATCACTGGCTTAATATTAACTAAACTAGATGGAACTGCAAAGGGAGGAATTATATTCCCATTACAATATGAACTCAACGTACCAGTAAAATATATTGGCCTTGGTGAGGGCATTGATAACCTGGAAAAATTTGATTCAAAAACTTTCGTAGATGCTCTATTTTAG
- the rpsB gene encoding 30S ribosomal protein S2, with protein sequence MAVVSMKKLLEAGVHFGHQTRRWNPKMSRFIFTERNGIYIVDLQKTSTQLDEAYAMIRDIVADGGEVLFVGTKKQAQDAIEQEAKRSGQYYVSNRWLGGMLTNFKTIRKSIDKLKRYEQMEEDGTFDLLPKKEVLQYQKEMDKLEKNLGGIKEMTKLPDVLFVVDPGEEAIAVHEARILGIPVVAIVDTNCDPDEVDLAIPGNDDAIRAVKLITSVMADAVIEANQGSEFAPQEEDVEDQADEDLEVVDQDEEEIEEN encoded by the coding sequence ATGGCAGTAGTTTCAATGAAAAAATTACTAGAAGCTGGTGTACACTTTGGACACCAAACTAGAAGATGGAATCCTAAAATGTCTAGATTCATCTTCACAGAAAGAAATGGAATCTATATAGTAGATTTACAAAAAACTTCTACTCAACTTGATGAAGCATATGCAATGATTAGAGATATTGTTGCTGACGGTGGTGAAGTTTTATTTGTAGGAACAAAAAAACAAGCACAAGATGCTATCGAGCAAGAAGCAAAAAGATCTGGTCAATATTACGTATCTAACAGATGGTTAGGTGGTATGTTAACCAACTTTAAAACAATTAGAAAAAGCATTGACAAACTAAAAAGATATGAACAAATGGAAGAAGACGGAACATTCGATCTTCTACCAAAAAAAGAAGTATTACAATACCAAAAAGAAATGGACAAACTAGAAAAGAACCTTGGTGGTATCAAAGAAATGACAAAACTACCAGATGTTCTATTTGTAGTTGACCCAGGTGAAGAAGCAATAGCTGTTCATGAAGCAAGAATACTTGGTATCCCAGTTGTAGCAATTGTTGATACAAACTGTGACCCAGATGAAGTTGATTTAGCTATTCCTGGAAACGATGATGCAATCCGTGCTGTAAAACTTATCACATCAGTAATGGCAGATGCTGTTATCGAAGCAAACCAAGGAAGCGAATTTGCTCCACAAGAAGAAGATGTTGAAGACCAAGCAGATGAAGATTTAGAAGTTGTTGACCAAGACGAAGAAGAAATAGAAGAAAATTAA
- the tsf gene encoding translation elongation factor Ts, whose amino-acid sequence MAISASLVKELREMTGAGMMDCKKALQETDGDIDAAVKLLKEKGQATLDKKAGRIAAEGVIGSYIHNNKIGVIVEINTETDFSANTDTVKDFARDIAMHIAASNPLYISEADADEKDIAEQREILTNQAINEANENMPEDKKKMIAEKKVEGRLKKYFSEVCLLDQAYIKNPDQTVEQYLRDTASKVGENIKIRRFARFEVGEGLEKKEEDFAAEVASQMNA is encoded by the coding sequence ATGGCTATAAGTGCAAGCTTAGTAAAAGAATTAAGAGAAATGACTGGCGCTGGAATGATGGACTGCAAAAAAGCTCTACAAGAGACTGATGGTGATATCGACGCAGCAGTTAAACTATTAAAGGAAAAAGGACAAGCTACACTTGATAAGAAAGCTGGACGTATTGCAGCTGAAGGTGTTATCGGTTCATACATTCACAATAATAAAATAGGTGTTATCGTAGAAATCAACACAGAAACTGACTTCTCAGCTAATACTGATACAGTTAAAGACTTTGCTCGTGACATAGCAATGCACATTGCAGCATCAAACCCATTATATATTTCAGAGGCAGATGCAGACGAAAAAGATATAGCTGAACAAAGAGAAATCCTAACAAACCAAGCAATCAATGAAGCAAATGAAAATATGCCAGAAGACAAAAAGAAAATGATTGCTGAGAAAAAGGTTGAAGGAAGACTTAAAAAATACTTCTCAGAAGTTTGCCTATTAGACCAAGCTTATATCAAAAATCCTGACCAAACAGTTGAACAATATCTAAGAGATACAGCTAGCAAGGTTGGTGAAAACATCAAAATTAGAAGATTCGCTAGATTTGAAGTAGGCGAAGGTCTTGAAAAGAAAGAAGAAGATTTTGCAGCTGAAGTAGCTTCACAAATGAACGCATAA
- a CDS encoding ABC transporter ATP-binding protein — MFKNFKWFLKYSKKNYIIGSISLIITDIISLFLPYLTGKLIDMVYLGTLTMDTFIKMIVIALIMVILKYVTAIAWSYNIFKSSSLMEYVTRDKLMSKFLKQSQRFFEQNSTGSLMSKSTQDVGQVAMFAGFGILAFFDALVFPIFILLMMVTTIDFRLTIFSILPMLVFLIAYSKLVGKWYIRSKAVNESFDDLTNRVLEDVEGIRIVRVFNIGDIRYNNFKESARELADKSIDLARLQSWMEPSERFTVTLAYIISIGYGSVLISRGDLSVGQVVSFTYYLNMLIWPMFAFGEFMNLNQQANAAMDRIMEVLNYKEEIPNSESLENVDNNPSISFIEHNFTYPSNNEKVLKDINLRIDQGSSLGIIGKTGSGKTSLIRQLLDIYKVDKESIIISDDSFSEISSKSFKDKIGYVPQEHMIFSDTLKNNIRFSKLDASDEEIDEAISIADFTKDIKKFSDGLDTLTGEKGVSLSGGQKQRLAIARAVLKDPDILILDDAMSAVDANTEQNIIKNLSTSRKDKTTIIIAHRISQVQNCDNIIILEDGKIVDSGNHDELMSRETWYKDQYIKQISGGNNG, encoded by the coding sequence ATGTTTAAAAATTTTAAATGGTTCCTAAAATACTCTAAGAAAAATTATATTATAGGATCAATATCTCTTATTATTACTGATATAATTTCTTTATTTTTACCTTATTTAACAGGTAAGTTAATAGATATGGTTTATCTAGGAACCCTTACGATGGACACCTTCATAAAAATGATAGTAATAGCATTAATAATGGTTATTTTAAAATATGTAACAGCTATTGCATGGTCTTATAATATTTTTAAATCATCGTCGTTGATGGAATATGTTACTAGAGATAAACTTATGAGTAAGTTTTTGAAACAATCTCAAAGATTTTTTGAACAAAATTCTACTGGATCATTAATGAGTAAATCTACCCAAGATGTAGGCCAGGTGGCTATGTTTGCTGGTTTTGGAATATTGGCATTTTTTGATGCTTTAGTTTTCCCTATATTTATTTTACTTATGATGGTAACTACGATTGATTTTAGGTTAACAATATTTTCGATATTACCTATGCTTGTTTTTTTGATTGCTTATTCAAAGCTTGTAGGTAAATGGTATATAAGATCAAAAGCTGTAAATGAAAGCTTTGATGACTTAACTAATAGAGTTTTAGAAGATGTTGAAGGCATAAGAATTGTTAGAGTTTTTAATATTGGTGATATTAGATACAATAATTTTAAGGAGTCTGCAAGGGAACTAGCTGATAAAAGTATTGACTTAGCTAGGCTTCAATCATGGATGGAGCCATCAGAAAGATTTACTGTTACCTTAGCTTATATAATTTCGATTGGTTATGGATCAGTATTGATTTCTAGAGGAGATTTAAGTGTAGGCCAAGTAGTATCTTTCACTTATTATCTAAACATGCTTATATGGCCAATGTTTGCCTTTGGTGAATTTATGAATTTAAACCAACAGGCAAATGCAGCAATGGATAGGATAATGGAAGTACTAAATTATAAGGAAGAAATCCCTAATTCTGAAAGTTTAGAAAATGTGGACAATAATCCATCCATTAGTTTTATAGAGCATAACTTTACTTATCCATCAAATAATGAGAAAGTATTAAAAGATATAAATTTAAGGATTGACCAAGGAAGTTCTTTAGGTATTATAGGTAAAACTGGATCTGGGAAAACATCTTTGATTAGGCAACTACTTGATATATATAAGGTAGATAAAGAATCTATTATAATTTCAGATGACAGCTTTAGTGAGATATCATCAAAATCTTTCAAAGATAAAATAGGATATGTTCCACAAGAACATATGATATTTTCTGACACTTTGAAAAACAATATCAGATTTTCCAAGCTTGATGCTAGTGATGAAGAAATAGATGAAGCTATTTCTATTGCTGACTTTACAAAAGATATAAAAAAATTTTCTGATGGTCTAGATACACTAACTGGCGAGAAAGGTGTATCCTTATCTGGCGGTCAAAAACAAAGACTTGCTATAGCTAGAGCTGTTTTGAAAGATCCGGATATATTGATACTTGATGATGCTATGAGCGCAGTAGACGCAAATACAGAACAGAATATAATTAAAAACCTGTCAACTAGTAGAAAAGATAAAACGACAATAATTATAGCCCACAGGATAAGCCAGGTTCAAAATTGTGATAATATAATTATTCTAGAAGATGGTAAAATAGTTGATTCTGGAAATCACGATGAATTGATGAGTAGAGAGACTTGGTATAAAGACCAATATATTAAACAGATAAGTGGAGGTAATAATGGCTAA